The following coding sequences are from one Leguminivora glycinivorella isolate SPB_JAAS2020 chromosome 7, LegGlyc_1.1, whole genome shotgun sequence window:
- the LOC125228384 gene encoding protein-tyrosine sulfotransferase, producing MWRGPRWRWALALLLAGALVWALRGGTGGAVRLRSPDQWVEGRELPLIFIGGVPRSGTTLMRAMLDAHPDVRCGQETRVVPRILQMRQHWAHSAKESVRLEAAGVSKAVLDNAIAAFCLEVIAGHGEPAPRLCNKDPLVLKMGSYVLELFPNAKFLFMMRDGRATVHSIISRKVTITGFDLTSYRQCLTKWNHAVGLMYQQCKALGPARCLPVRYEALVLRPRETLRAVLAFLGLPWTDAVLHHERYINQPNGVALSDVERSSDQVVRPVNLDALDKWVAAIPADVRADMAELAPMLSVLGYDPWANPPKYADPEPGRAPVAPPAPAAHAAHAAHAAHAPRPP from the exons ATGTGGCGCGGGCCTCGCTGGCGCTGGGCGCTGGCGCTGCTGCTGGCGGGCGCGCTGGTGTGGGCGCTGCGCGGCGGCACGGGCGGCGCCGTGCGCCTGCGCTCGCCCGACCAGTGGGTGGAGGGCCGCGAGCTGCCGCTCATCTTCATCGGCGGCGTGCCGCGCTCCGGCACCACGCTGATGCGCGCCATGCTGGACGCGCACCCCGACGTGCGCTGCGGGCAGGAGACGCGCGTCGTGCCGCGCATCCTGCAGATGCGCCAGCACTGGGCGCACTCCGCCAAGGAGTCCGTCCGCCTCGAGGCCGCCGGCGTCTCTAAGGCGGTGCTCGACAACGCCATCGCGGCCTTCTGCCTGGAGGTGATCGCGGGGCACGGCGAGCCGGCGCCGCGGCTGTGCAACAAGGACCCGCTGGTGCTGAAGATGGGCAGCTACGTGCTAGAGCTCTTCCCCAACGCCAAGTTCCTCTTCATGATGCGCGACGGCCGTGCCACCGTGCATTCCATCATCAGCCGCAAG GTGACAATCACTGGATTCGACCTGACGTCGTACCGGCAGTGCCTCACCAAGTGGAACCACGCCGTGGGCCTCATGTACCAGCAGTGCAAG GCGCTGGGGCCGGCGCGCTGCCTGCCGGTGCGGTACGAGGCGCTGGTGCTGCGGCCGCGCGAGACGCTGCGCGCCGTGCTGGCCTTCCTCGGGCTGCCGTGGACGGACGCCGTGCTGCACCACGAGCGCTACATCAACCAGCCCAACGGCGTCGCGCTCTCCGA CGTGGAGCGGTCGTCGGACCAGGTGGTGCGGCCGGTGAACCTGGACGCGCTGGACAAGTGGGTGGCGGCCATCCCGGCCGACGTGCGCGCCGACATGGCCGAGCTGGCGCCCATGCTGTCCGTGCTGGGCTACGACCCCTGGGCCAACCCGCCCAAGTACGCCGACCCGGAGCCGGGCCGCGCTCCCGTCGCTCCCCCCGCGCCCGCCGCGCACGCCGCGCACGCCGCGCACGCCGCGCACGCGCCCAGGCCGCCCTAG